Within Amedibacterium intestinale, the genomic segment ATCTTCTTTTCCGATTTTACTAATATACATAGGAATGAAAACTCCTACACAAAGATAAGCAAGAAGTGCTATGATCACAAATCCAAAATGCAGATAGAAAAAGATAGAAAGAAGAATAACACTGGTAAATATTGCGATCAATATAGGAGAAATCGTATGAGCATAAAATACTTCCAATGCTTCAATGTCACTTGTAATCAAAAAGATTAAATTTCCAGAATCTCGTCCATCCAGTTTTGCCGGACATAAACGTCGCAGTTTTGAAAATACTTTATCACGTAAAATCGCAAGAAGTTTAAAGGCGATATAATGATTGCATGCCTGTTCTCCATAATGCAGAATCCCTCGCATAATTGCCATGACCAGGATCATAACAAAAAACAATGAAACGGGAAATGCAAACCCCTGTGCTACATGTGCAATCGTAATAGAGGCAAAAAAGGGAATAAAGATGGCACACAGAAACCCAAGCACTCCTAAAAGAACTGCTAAAGCCATATAGCCTGCCAGTGGTTTTACCAATTTGCTCATTCGAAACATCAATAAAACATTATGCTCTTTCTTCATCTTCACTACCTCCATAAAACTGTTCCAATTCCTGCTGTTTTGTATACATTGATGCATACATACCATGCTGCATCATTAATTCTTCATGTGTGCCATTTTCTATACAGCTGCCATCTTTTAAAACATAAATACGATCGGCTGTTGCAATGGTACTTAAACGATGTGTAATCATAAGAATCGTTTTCGTTTTTGTCATTTCCTGAATGACCTGTAAAATAGCTTCTTCACTTTCCAGATCAATATTACTTGTAGCCTCATCAAATATATACATATCCTTGTCTGCCAAAAGGGCTCTTGCGATTGCTAAACGCTGCTTTTGTCCTCCAGATAAATTATTTCCATTTTCCACAAGCATCGTATCCAATCCATCCTGCTCCATTAAGAAATCATACAGTTTTACTTTCTTTAATGCTTCCAAAAGCTGTTCCTCACATAAACCATCTTTTGCAGCCATCAAATTTTCACGTACACTTCCTTTAAACAAAGTTGACTTATGTGTTACATACATTACATGTTCATAAAAAGATGCATCATCAATTTCACTTCGTTCTATATCGCATACCATAAGATTTCCCTTATATCCGCTGGCAAGCCCTGTAAGCAGTTTCGCAATCGTACTTTTTCCAGAACCGCTTTCTCCAACAATTGCGACAAACTCTTTTTCTTTTACACCAAGACTTACCTCCTTGATGACCTGACGATCGCTATCATAACCAAAGCTTACATTTTCCAAACATACAGAAATATGTTTATCCTGTAACTGCTTTGTTTTTGTATGTTTTACTTCCACATCCAAAAGCTTAAATATTTTCGCACTTGCGGCAATCCCATTCATTGCGATATGAAAGAAGGAACCAAGCATGCGAAGTGGAATAAAAAACTCACTGGATAACAGTACAATACATAACAAGGAGAACAAGCTGACTCTTCCTGCCATATACCCCTGTATTGCCACAATACTTCCTATGGCCGCCCCGCCATACGCAACAATATCCATAACGCTGACAGAGTTTAGCTGCATTGTTAAAACTTTCATCGTAATACGGCGAAAATGCTCGGCTTCTTTGTTCATTTCTTCATGTTTATATCCATCTGCCTGATATATTTTTAATGTTGTAAGTCCTTGTAAATTTTCTAGAAAACTATCCGATAAAGCTGCATAACTGCCCCAGTATTTCCCAAGCAGTTTTTTCGCAATTTTTTGTATTGCGATAATGGATAAGGGAATTAATGGTACACATAGAAGAAGAACAAGAGA encodes:
- a CDS encoding ABC transporter ATP-binding protein/permease translates to MIDKRLIKEMPQAKQFVFKQVFMQWIGMLCNVGLVFSLSAVLVESLKKTISVTNIVVFVVIVSVLIILRIFVTRKASMYSHEASCDVKLHLRTRIYEKLLELKNDYTNYAATSELVQLSVEGVDQLETYFSRYLPQFFYSMLAPVTLFVLLVWMDVYSSLVLLLCVPLIPLSIIAIQKIAKKLLGKYWGSYAALSDSFLENLQGLTTLKIYQADGYKHEEMNKEAEHFRRITMKVLTMQLNSVSVMDIVAYGGAAIGSIVAIQGYMAGRVSLFSLLCIVLLSSEFFIPLRMLGSFFHIAMNGIAASAKIFKLLDVEVKHTKTKQLQDKHISVCLENVSFGYDSDRQVIKEVSLGVKEKEFVAIVGESGSGKSTIAKLLTGLASGYKGNLMVCDIERSEIDDASFYEHVMYVTHKSTLFKGSVRENLMAAKDGLCEEQLLEALKKVKLYDFLMEQDGLDTMLVENGNNLSGGQKQRLAIARALLADKDMYIFDEATSNIDLESEEAILQVIQEMTKTKTILMITHRLSTIATADRIYVLKDGSCIENGTHEELMMQHGMYASMYTKQQELEQFYGGSEDEERA